A genome region from Populus alba chromosome 3, ASM523922v2, whole genome shotgun sequence includes the following:
- the LOC118054674 gene encoding putative leucine-rich repeat receptor-like serine/threonine-protein kinase At2g24130 codes for MIFIGTFLLLLQHLFLMSPFAVSGSHHHRNHSLLADKSALLAFKKTIVFDPKSMLATWTEDGDVCSFAGVRCNKHRHSVVKLNLSRSELTGPLSPIISNLSGLRNLSLSENNFYGIIPPEFSSLQHLHSLLLDSNNLHGPFPEFLSILPNLTVLSLNGNHLTGTLPPSFFSNCTSLANIDLSQNLLTGRIPEEIGNCPGIWNLNLYNNQFTGELPASLANISELYNIDVEYNNLTGELPANIIGKLYSVVSLHLSYNNMVSHDRNTNLEPFFTALANCTELEELEMAGMNLGGRLPSSIGRLSVNLDTMLMQENRISGMIPSEIAHLSNLTVLNLTSNSLNGTIPAEINQMSSLEQLFLSHNLLTGAIPAALCQLPRLGLLDLSNNQLSGEIPATLGNLVRLSFLFLNNNLLSGTIPPTLGQCTDLSKLDLSYNKLTGSIPAEISGIREIRRFLNLSHNHLDGPLPIELSKLENVEEIDVSSNNLSGSVFFQISSCIAVKLINFSRNSIEGHLPDSIGDLKNLESFDVSGNHLSGGIPTSLNKIQSLSFLNLSFNNFAGVIPSGGVFNSVTDKSFLGNRHLCGTVYGMPKCSRKRNWFHSRMLIIFVLVIFASAILTTICCVIGIRRIKANVSSGNSVDTELARKQKTPELIHNFPRITYRELLEATEGFEEQRLLGTGGYGRVYKGLLQDGTAIAVKVLQLQSGNSTKSFNRECQVLKRIRHRNLIRIITACSLPDFKALVLPYMANGSLDSRLYPHSETGLGSCSSDLTLLQRVSICSDIAEGMAYLHHHSPVKVIHCDLKPSNVLLNDDMTALVSDFGIARLVMTVAGGNGGTVDNMGNSTANLVCGSVGYIAPEYGFGSNTSTKGDVYSFGVLVLEILTRKRPTDAMFVDGLNLHKWVKTHYHGRVERVVDSSLMRASRDQSPEVKRMWEVAIGELAELGILCTQESPTTRPTMLDAADDLDRLKRYLSGDTTATFASSLGMSSSTLSDD; via the exons ATGATCTTCATCGGAACATTTCTGCTGCTGCTCCAGCATTTATTTCTAATGTCTCCTTTTGCAGTTTCAGGTTCTCACCACCATCGTAACCATTCCTTGCTTGCTGACAAGTCTGCTCTTCTAGCATTCAAAAAGACCATAGTTTTTGATCCAAAGTCCATGCTAGCTACCTGGACTGAAGATGGAGATGTCTGCAGCTTCGCAGGTGTCAGATGCAACAAACACCGACACAGTGTGGTAAAACTCAATCTGTCCCGCAGTGAACTCACAGGGCCACTGTCTCCCATCATTTCAAATCTCAGCGGGCTTCGAAATCTCAGTCTTTCCGAGAATAACTTTTATGGCATTATTCCTCCtgaattttcttctcttcagCATCTGCATTCTCTCTTGCTAGACAGCAACAATCTACATGGCCCATTTCCAGAATTTCTTTCCATTCTTCCCAACCTTACTGTGCTATCTCTCAACGGAAACCATTTGACGGGCACACTTCCACCTTCCTTCTTCTCAAACTGCACTTCATTAGCAAATATAGACCTGTCCCAGAACTTGCTCACAGGCCGGATTCCTGAAGAGATCGGAAATTGTCCAGGCATCTGGAACCTCAATTTGTACAACAATCAATTTACAGGAGAACTTCCTGCATCTTTAGCCAACATTTCAGAGTTATATAATATAGATGTAGAGTATAACAATCTCACTGGAGAATTGCCTGCAAATATCATAGGGAAACTATATTCAGTTGTCTCACTGCATTTATCGTATAATAATATGGTCAGCCATGATCGCAACACCAACCTCGAGCCATTCTTCACGGCACTTGCAAATTGTACCGAATTAGAGGAGCTCGAGATGGCTGGTATGAATCTTGGAGGAAGATTGCCCAGTTCCATTGGCCGACTTAGTGTCAATCTAGATACCATGTTAATGCAAGAAAACAGGATCTCTGGAATGATCCCTTCAGAAATAGCACATCTTTCCAATCTTACAGTGCTGAATTTGACATCCAATTCTCTAAATGGAACCATTCCAGCTGAAATCAACCAGATGTCTTCCTTGGAGCAGCTTTTCTTATCACACAACTTATTAACTGGTGCAATTCCAGCAGCATTATGTCAGCTCCCTCGTCTTGGTCTGCTTGACTTGTCAAACAATCAACTCTCCGGTGAAATTCCTGCAACTCTAGGAAACTTGGTTCGACTGAGTTTTCTGTTTCTCAACAACAACCTCCTTTCAGGAACTATTCCTCCAACATTAGGGCAGTGCACTGATCTGTCCAAGCTGGATTTGTCCTATAACAAATTGACAGGGAGCATCCCTGCAGAAATATCGGGTATACGTGAGATCCGAAGATTTCTAAATCTTTCACACAATCATCTTGATGGTCCTTTACCTATAGAACTCAGTAAGCTGGAAAATGTGGAAGAGATAGATGTTTCATCAAACAACCTCAGTGGAAGTGTCTTCTTTCAGATATCAAGCTGCATCGCAGTGAAGCTGATAAATTTCTCACGTAATTCTATTGAAGGGCACCTGCCTGATTCCATTGGTGATCTAAAGAACCTTGAATCCTTTGATGTTTCCGGAAACCACTTGTCTGGAGGGATCCCGACAAGCCTCAACAAAATTCAAAGCCTCAGTTTCCTAAATCTTTCTTTCAACAACTTTGCAGGAGTAATACCCTCTGGCGGTGTCTTCAATTCTGTCACAGATAAGTCATTCTTAGGTAATCGGCATCTTTGTGGCACAGTTTATGGCATGCCGAAATGCTCTCGAAAAAGAAATTGGTTTCACTCACGTATGTTGATTATATTTGTACTGGTCATATTTGCATCAGCTATCTTAACAACAATATGTTGTGTGATTGGAATCCGCCGCATCAAGGCAAATGTTTCCTCTGGAAACTCAGTGGACACAGAGCtggcaagaaaacaaaaaacaccgGAACTGATCCACAATTTTCCAAGAATTACATATAGAGAACTCTTGGAAGCCACAGAAGGATTTGAGGAGCAGAGACTACTTGGGACGGGTGGCTATGGCCGTGTTTACAAGGGACTTCTTCAAGATGGGACAGCCATAGCCGTAAAGGTATTGCAGTTGCAGTCTGGAAATTCAACCAAGAGTTTTAACAGGGAATGCCAGGTGTTGAAGAGGATTAGGCACAGAAATTTGATAAGGATCATAACAGCATGCAGTCTTCCTGATTTCAAGGCTCTTGTTCTTCCATACATGGCAAACGGAAGCTTGGATAGCCGTTTATATCCACATTCAGAGACAGGTTTGGGTTCATGCAGTTCCGATTTGACTCTTCTCCAGAGGGTTAGCATTTGCAGTGACATAGCAGAAGGAATGGCCTATCTGCATCACCACTCTCCTGTTAAAGTCATACATTGTGATCTAAAGCCAAGTAATGTTCTTCTCAACGATGACATGACCGCTCTGGTTTCTGATTTTGGTATAGCAAGATTAGTTATGACTGTTGCGGGTGGAAACGGTGGGACGGTTGACAATATGGGAAACTCTACAGCAAATTTGGTATGCGGATCAGTTGGATATATCGCACCAG AGTATGGGTTTGGATCAAACACTTCTACAAAAGGAGATGTTTACAGCTTTGGCGTTCTAGTTCTTGAGATTTTGACCAGAAAAAGGCCAACAGATGCCATGTTTGTTGATGGGCTAAACCTACACAAATGGGTGAAGACTCACTACCATGGGAGAGTGGAAAGAGTGGTAGACTCTTCCTTGATGAGAGCTTCAAGAGATCAATCTCCTGAAGTGAAAAGGATGTGGGAAGTTGCAATCGGAGAATTAGCTGAGCTGGGTATTCTTTGCACTCAGGAGTCCCCCACTACCAGGCCTACAATGCTCGATGCTGCTGATGACTTGGACAGACTAAAGAGGTATCTCAGTGGCGACACAACTGCCACTTTTGCTTCCTCTCTAGGAATGTCGTCATCCACGCTCAGTGATGACTAA